A DNA window from Arachis hypogaea cultivar Tifrunner chromosome 18, arahy.Tifrunner.gnm2.J5K5, whole genome shotgun sequence contains the following coding sequences:
- the LOC112772574 gene encoding uncharacterized protein: MELGLSLGDSSRPFVGFMEKPRSETSSNQLGLGFTTTTLSIGPIITTKGQRDQQQEQQPQQQEHEDKEEAKSKDNNNNNHPHLHQLDFLPQLSLPWHPSENGRVSKGLDVNVLPLTTVAATAAAGADDEVEEGEALSSSPNSAASSFQTDLCIFGGGGGSGGGGGSYSGGSGGNYYNYGGKRDHSDGEGYDHQRDSSRASDEDENCGRGGGTRKKLRLSKEQSAYLEESFKEHNTLNPKQKLALAKQLNLRPRQVEVWFQNRRARTKLKQTEVDCEYLKRCCETLTEENRKLHKELQELRALKTSNPFYMQLPATTLTMCPSCERVATNPSSNNSASPTPPSNNNSNNNNIINSNNDSNSKVIGFPLGKHTFHPFAHTTQQQQHHPHQSTAS, encoded by the exons ATGGAGCTTGGATTAAGCTTAGGAGACTCTTCAAGGCCTTTTGTTGGGTTCATGGAAAAGCCTCGTAGTGAAACTTCTTCCAACCAACTTGGATTAGGCTTCACCACCACCACCTTGTCCATTGGACCAATCATCACTACTAAAGGACAAAgggatcaacaacaagaacaacaaccacaacaacagGAAcatgaagataaagaagaagcaaaatcaaaggacaacaacaacaacaaccaccctCATCTTCATCAGCTTGATTTCCTTCCTCAGCTCTCTCTCCCATGGCATCCTTCTGAAAACG GTAGAGTGTCAAAAGGTTTGGACGTAAACGTGCTGCCGCTGACAACCGTGGCGGCGACGGCGGCGGCGGGGGCAGATGATGAGGTTGAGGAAGGGGAGGCGCTGTCATCGTCCCCGAATAGCGCAGCGTCTTCCTTTCAGACGGATCTATGCAtatttggtggtggtggtggaagcGGTGGCGGCGGTGGTAGTTACAGCGGTGGTTCGGGAGGAAACTATTACAACTACGGTGGAAAAAGAGATCACTCTGATGGCGAGGGTTATGATCACCAAAGGGATTCTTCAAGAGCAAGCGACGAAGATGAAAACTGCGGCCGTGGCGGCGGCACAAGGAAGAAACTCAGACTCTCCAAGGAACAATCCGCTTACCTTGAGGAGAGCTTCAAAGAGCACAACACTCTTAATCCT AAACAAAAGCTTGCTCTTGCTAAACAACTCAATCTTCGGCCTCGCCAAGTTGAAGTCTGGTTTCAAAACAGAAGAGCAAG GACAAAGCTGAAGCAAACTGAGGTGGATTGTGAGTATTTGAAGAGGTGCTGTGAGACACTAACAGAAGAGAACAGAAAGCTTCACAAGGAGCTTCAAGAATTGAGGGCTCTAAAGACTTCAAACCCATTCTACATGCAGTTACCGGCAACAACGTTGACCATGTGCCCTTCTTGTGAGCGTGTTGCTACAAATCCTTCTTCAAATAATTCTGCCTCACCAACTCCTCCTTCTAATAAtaattctaacaataataatattattaatagtaaTAATGACTCAAATTCAAAGGTCATTGGATTCCCTCTTGGGAAACACACGTTTCATCCTTTTGCTCACACCACACAACAGCAACAACATCATCCACATCAGTCCACAGCATCGTGA